One stretch of Armigeres subalbatus isolate Guangzhou_Male chromosome 2, GZ_Asu_2, whole genome shotgun sequence DNA includes these proteins:
- the LOC134213636 gene encoding probable RNA polymerase II nuclear localization protein SLC7A6OS, which translates to MAAVIRLKRRVDEDPLDAFVLNCKRQRTDGDVAQQGAAGGANADVSGETSTVLKFAGTFSEPGSIPTHLQQRLSKDEAKEAISREHRPRFAIRNREALRQNAQNSRFRIVNCTRSLSQVDGVEGATIVDVEKDIVAAAAGPAIAESSSSQEKQPDTVEQDYVYDLYVVDEAQQQRHIPYIPDNLDDISVAIQDNPLYSSHRAFADRSDDSMDEDSEDSNDENNWRNDYPDEDEDEFNDCQSIEDYDMRRAVEDLNLEPDLSSDDDDDDLVYGARIGGRRTMISPTYDDGDDDDDEEYRDAEDDGVNANDVKRFGVDYARFKARVMKQFDKKTNASDSDENNSEVDDGDDRSSASENDSNNSEEDFDLYD; encoded by the exons ATGGCGGCCGTAATCCGACTGAAAAGACGAGTGGACGAAGATCCGCTGGATGCCTTCGTGTTGAACTGCAAACGACAACGGACAGACGGTGATGTTGCACAGCAGGGCGCTGCTGGCGGTGCCAATGCTGATGTGTCCGGTGAGACTTCCACGGTTTTGAAATTCGCGGGGACGTTTTCGGAG CCGGGTAGCATTCCCACCCATCTGCAGCAACGATTGTCTAAGGATGAAGCCAAGGAAGCCATTTCACGGGAGCATCGACCTAGGTTTGCCATCCGGAATCGGGAAGCACTACGACAGAACGCACAAAACAGTCGCTTCCGGATTGTGAACTGCACACGATCGCTCAGCCAGGTGGATGGAGTTGAGGGGGCTACCATTGTGGACGTGGAAAAGGACATTGTTGCGGCTGCGGCAGGACCAGCGATTGCGGAAAGTAGTAGTTCGCAGGAAAAGCAACCCGATACCGTGGAACAAGATTATGTGTACGATCTGTACGTTGTGGACGAGGCGCAGCAGCAGCGACACATCCCATACATACCGGACAATCTGGACGACATCAG TGTTGCCATTCAGGACAATCCGCTCTATTCGAGCCATCGTGCTTTTGCCGACCGGTCAGATGATTCGATGGACGAAGATTCAGAAGATTCCAACGATGAGAACAACTGGCGTAACGATTATCCCGACGAGGACGAGGACGAGTTCAATGATTGCCAGAGCATTGAGGACTATGATATGAGGCGAGCCGTTGAGGATCTGAATCTGGAACCGGATCTGTCGtccgatgacgatgatgatgatttaGTATACGGGGCCCGGATAGGTGGCAGGCGGACTATGATCAGTCCAACGTATGATGAcggtgacgatgatgatgacgaagaGTATCGCGATGCCGAAGACGATGGGGTAAATGCAAACGATGTTAAACGGTTTGGGGTGGACTATGCGCGGTTCAAGGCACGAGTTATGAAGCAATTTGATAAGAAGACCAATGCGAGTGATTCGGATGAGAACAACTCGGAGGTCGATGATGGTGACGATAGGTCCTCCgcttctgaaaatgattctaacAATAGTGAAGAggattttgatttgtatgattGA